In the Victivallis sp. Marseille-Q1083 genome, one interval contains:
- a CDS encoding Gfo/Idh/MocA family protein has protein sequence MLPESIIAGSGRGLFFAEMLIRDLKMPVVAMVETNTEIHPQVRQRLAEYGSPDTVLCRTLAEAHERFPRADRVFIATPNTTHADLFEEALQANFHVMLEKPVAAHPADVDRLERLGQATDRVIQLGFVLRYSNFYRRIAAAVKAGQLGQILMIQMNERLGALHGTCYRRGWRRLIANTGGFLNEKCSHDLDLMCWFKSGQARPVSVYSVGGRQLFERDNTPESCPVCADRDCPFRAIDRKIHGQQYQQYVDEAAEQRCVYRTDADVLNHQHVTVNFSDGTHGHLGLIAESGAEGRDIMIHGTRGFLAGDLGKGQLTLVEYGAPDRTVDLSMEANNMHGGGDLAILQEFFDCIADGTHPAATLADGILATRIAFAADRSVATGLPVAL, from the coding sequence ATGTTACCAGAATCTATTATCGCCGGCTCCGGCCGCGGGTTATTTTTCGCCGAAATGCTGATCCGCGACCTGAAAATGCCGGTCGTCGCCATGGTTGAAACCAATACCGAAATCCATCCGCAAGTCCGGCAACGGCTGGCCGAATACGGCAGCCCGGATACGGTGTTGTGCCGAACGCTGGCGGAAGCGCACGAGCGCTTCCCGCGCGCAGACCGGGTCTTTATCGCCACGCCGAATACCACGCACGCCGACCTGTTCGAAGAGGCGTTGCAGGCCAATTTCCACGTTATGCTGGAAAAGCCGGTGGCGGCCCATCCCGCCGATGTCGACCGGCTTGAGCGGCTTGGACAGGCGACCGACCGGGTAATTCAACTGGGATTCGTATTGCGCTATTCGAACTTTTACCGCCGCATCGCCGCGGCGGTGAAAGCCGGGCAGCTCGGACAAATCCTGATGATTCAGATGAACGAACGGCTGGGCGCGCTGCATGGCACCTGTTACCGGCGCGGCTGGCGGCGGCTGATCGCCAACACCGGCGGTTTTCTCAATGAAAAATGTTCGCACGACCTCGATTTGATGTGCTGGTTCAAATCCGGCCAGGCCCGGCCGGTCAGCGTCTATTCGGTCGGCGGCCGCCAGCTTTTCGAACGCGACAATACGCCGGAATCCTGCCCGGTGTGTGCCGACCGCGATTGCCCCTTCCGGGCGATCGACCGCAAAATCCACGGTCAGCAATACCAGCAATATGTCGATGAAGCGGCCGAACAGCGCTGCGTCTACCGGACCGACGCCGACGTCCTGAACCACCAGCACGTCACCGTTAATTTTTCCGACGGCACCCACGGCCATCTGGGATTGATCGCCGAAAGCGGGGCGGAAGGCCGCGACATCATGATTCACGGCACTCGCGGCTTCCTGGCCGGCGACCTCGGCAAAGGGCAGTTGACGCTGGTTGAATACGGCGCGCCGGACCGCACCGTCGATCTGTCGATGGAGGCGAACAACATGCACGGCGGCGGCGACCTGGCCATCCTGCAGGAGTTCTTCGACTGCATCGCCGACGGCACCCATCCGGCCGCCACGCTGGCGGACGGCATTCTGGCCACCCGGATTGCTTTCGCCGCCGACCGCAGCGTCGCAACCGGACTGCCGGTAGCTCTGTAA